Genomic window (Polaribacter batillariae):
TTCAGAAATTCAGTTCTTACAAGCCAAAACAAATTACGAATCGCAAACAAATGCTGTAAAACAGTTAAAAAGTCAGTTGGGCAAAGCTACCATTAGAGCACCTTTTTCTGGAATTATAGACGATGTTTTTAAAGAAAGAGGAACTGTGGTTGCACCAGGCATGGGTTCAGAAATTTTTAGAATTGTAAATCTTTCGAACATGTATATAGAAACAGAAGTTCCAGAAACATACATTGGTCGTATCACAAAAAATAAAGATGTCGAAGTAAATTTTCCTGTTTTAGGAGAAACTGTAAACTCTAAAATTAGACAAGTTGGTAATTTTATCAACCCCAATAATAGGTCTTTTAAAATTGAAATTGGAGTTCCTAATTTAAACGGAAAAGTAAAACCAAACTTAACTGCCAGATTAAAATTAAACGATTACACAAACCCGAATGCGGTTTTAATTCCGCAATCTATCATTTCTGAAAATGCAAAAGGAGCGCAATTTATCTACATAATAAAAGATAAAAACGAAAATAACGAAGCTATTGCAGAAAGATTAATTATCGAAACCGGAAAAACACAAGGAGACCTAATTGAGGTAACAAAAAACCTTACTGCAGATACTGAAGTTATTATAGAAGGTGCAAGAAGTGTAAACAATGGCCAAGCTGTAAAAGTAATTCATAAAAAGCAATAAAATGGCGAAGAAAAACAAACAAGTAGATAAAGAATTTAAACTTTCGTCGTGGGCAATAAATAACAAAACCACCATTTATGTTTTAATGTTTTTGATTCTTTATTTAGGAATTTCGGCATATTTTTCTATGCCTAGAGAAAATTTTCCAGAAATAAACGAAACAAAAATTTATGTAAGTTCTGTGTATCCTGGAAATACTGCAGAAGATATCGAAAAATTAGTTACAAACCCTTTAGAAGACAGGCTAAAATCGGTAAGTAATGTAACAAAAATTACCTCTACATCTCAAGAAGATTATTCGATAATTACCGTAGAATTCGACGAAAAAATAGATGTAAACAAAGCAAAACAAAAGGTAAAAGACGAAATAGACCAAGAAACTGCAGGTGAAGATTGGCCAACTTTTAATGGTGCCAAAGTAACGCCCAATGTTTTTGAATTGAGTATGTCTGAAGAAATTCCGATTTTAAATATTAATATTTCTGGAAATTACCCTGTTGCAAAACTAAAAGAATATGGCGAATATTTACAAGACGAAATCGAAGATTTAACAGAAATTAAAAAAGTAGATATTCGTGGAGCACAAGAAAAAGAAGTAGAAGTTGCTGTAGATATTTACAAAATGATGGCTGCAAAAGTGAGTTTCGATGATATTACAAATGCCATAAACCGTGGAAATGTAACCATGTCTGCAGGTAATTTTATTACAAGTCAGCAAAGAAGAACCATTAGAATTATTGGTGAAATAGAAAAACCATCCGATTTAGAAGATTTTGTAATTAAATCTGAAAACGGAAATCCTATTTACTTAAAAGATGTCGCAAAAGTTTTCTTTAGAGATAAAGATAAAACAACCTACGCTAGAGAAAATGGTGAAGCTG
Coding sequences:
- a CDS encoding efflux RND transporter periplasmic adaptor subunit, with amino-acid sequence MKNIYLLLLIGLLITSCGDKKELSVDDVLATNDIAKIKSKKADLDAKQQEIANDLKKLNDKLDDLNEDKNIPLITTYKVKEQVFNHYIELQGNVQTKQNVLIYPEMPGILENVYVKEGQKVSKGQILAKIDDGGMSSQLAQLEANAQLAKTTYERQKRLWNQKIGSEIQFLQAKTNYESQTNAVKQLKSQLGKATIRAPFSGIIDDVFKERGTVVAPGMGSEIFRIVNLSNMYIETEVPETYIGRITKNKDVEVNFPVLGETVNSKIRQVGNFINPNNRSFKIEIGVPNLNGKVKPNLTARLKLNDYTNPNAVLIPQSIISENAKGAQFIYIIKDKNENNEAIAERLIIETGKTQGDLIEVTKNLTADTEVIIEGARSVNNGQAVKVIHKKQ